The following are from one region of the Lytechinus variegatus isolate NC3 chromosome 4, Lvar_3.0, whole genome shotgun sequence genome:
- the LOC121412638 gene encoding biogenesis of lysosome-related organelles complex 1 subunit 3-like produces MASISRVVPGEASESDSDDELRRAAELVAGRSQTSIGEELRQAGVVVQGEASETDSEEDEEMHRARAEQQQFPSQANIPPLKVNRASRSPSIGSQSSIKSGSSASQIKVSPLDPPRYDTLLHRKLRERNISLQINLQDAVAQAIQAKHKEFSNTNQMLTKSQMVIQDVCYSMRHFSDDIKRTNDKLDIISTSGYLPEFNFPSNGS; encoded by the exons ATGGCAAGCATTTCTCGAGTTGTGCCTGGAGAGGCTAGCGAATCGGATTCTGACGACGAACTGAGAAGAGCAGCCGAACTTGTTGCGGGGCGCAGTCAGACGTCCATCGGGGAGGAGCTGCGGCAGGCAGGTGTCGTGGTTCAGGGTGAGGCTTCGGAAACGGACAgcgaagaagatgaagaaatgCATCGAGCACGAGCAGAGCAACAGCAATTTCCATCACAGGCAAACATTCCTCCTTTGAAAG TCAACCGAGCATCTCGTTCGCCATCCATCGGCAGCCAGTCTTCCATCAAATCAGGATCCTCGGCCTCGCAGATCAAGGTGTCACCCCTGGATCCACCCCGCTACGACACCCTCCTACATCGGAAGCTCCGGGAGCGTAACATCAGCCTTCAGATCAACCTGCAGGACGCTGTGGCTCAAGCCATCCAGGCCAAGCACAAGGAGTTCAGTAACACCAACCAAATGCTCACCAAATCACAGATGGTCATACAG GATGTGTGCTACAGTATGAGGCACTTCTCTGACGACATCAAGCGCACCAATGACAAGCTAGATATCATCAGTACCAGCGGGTATTTACCAGAATTTAACTTTCCTTCGAATGGATCATGA